The DNA window CAGAAATCCCAGGGATGCGCCTGGATCTCCACGCGGATGCCTTCCCGCTCAAAAATCGGCAACAGCTCTTCCATCGAGCGATAGAACATTTCATCGCAGATCTCAGGCTGATTCGGATCGCCGGAGAACTCGGTGTTGATCACCTGAACGCCCATCTCCACCGCAATTTCCACCAGCCGTTTCCAGTTTTTCACCGCCGCCTGGCGGCGCAGTTCGTCCGGGCCGGACCAGCGGTAGACGCAGATAAACGACGACAGCTCAAGGCCGGTATCGCGCAGCGCCTGCTTGTACTCGGCCATGATCTCCCGGCTGGCGCGCGGGTGCTTGTAGAACGGGTTAATCTGCGGGTGCGGCGACTGTTCAATGTACTTGTAGCCCCACTCCGCTACCTGATGGACCATGCGGGTGATCCCGAGGTCCTTAATCACATCCACATCAAAGGCAATTTTCATCGTCGTTACCTGTGCAAAGAAGTTCCGTCGGCAAAGCGTGCTTAACGTTTGTAGAATGCCGGGCACTCAGGCAGCGTCACCTCAACCGGCTCGCTGGTTCCCTGCGCTTTAATGCAGGCGTCCGCCGCTACCGACGCCGCGTAGCCGTCCCAGGCCGACGGGCCGTGCAGCTGACCGGCTTTGACGTCGTTGATAAAGGCCTGCAGCTCGACGTCGTAGGCTTTGATAAAGCGGTCTTTCCAGTCGGTCAGAATGGCGGTCGACAGGCTGGCGGACTTGCGCATCTGGACGGCAGACGGCTCCGGCAGACGGGCAATCCCGGTCTCGCCGACCACTTCGCACTGGATGTCATACCCGTACTGGCAGTTCACGAACACCTCGACGTCGATCAGGGTGCCTTTTTTGGTTTCAAAGGAGACGATCTGCGGATCTTTCAGGCGCGCATGGGTGTGCGAGGTGGAGCGCGGGAAGCGCACCTGCACGGAACGGTAGTCATCGTTCAGCAGCCAGCGCAGCACGTCCAGCTCGTGGATCAGGGTGTTGGTGATCGCCATATCGGTGGTGTAGTTCTCGCCAACCGACTGGTTGCGGTGGGCGCAGCGCAGCATCAGCGGCACGCCGATATCGCCATCGTCGATCACTTTTTTCAGCGCCAGATAGCCTTCGTCGTATGGGCGCATAAAGCCAACCTGCACCAGGCGACGGCCGGCCTTCATTTCAGCATCGACGATACGGCGGCAGCCTTCCGCAGACATCGCCAGCGGTTTTTCGCAGAACACCGGCTTACCGGCG is part of the Klebsiella quasipneumoniae subsp. quasipneumoniae genome and encodes:
- a CDS encoding sugar phosphate isomerase/epimerase family protein, whose protein sequence is MKIAFDVDVIKDLGITRMVHQVAEWGYKYIEQSPHPQINPFYKHPRASREIMAEYKQALRDTGLELSSFICVYRWSGPDELRRQAAVKNWKRLVEIAVEMGVQVINTEFSGDPNQPEICDEMFYRSMEELLPIFEREGIRVEIQAHPWDFCEENNETVDIVKSFRSDNVKYVYSVPHTFFYDKGVGDVASMLRYAGSDLSHVLIADTRNHTKHCRYIVNPPGVDAVVHQHVGVGEGDVDFDALFRTLREMKFAEQTFKVGGEPIVATSLFGYPEKMKYQAVETRELIERELLRR
- a CDS encoding Gfo/Idh/MocA family protein; the encoded protein is MSLKLGVIGAGAIGKEHIRRCTQVLQGATVVAVSDINADNARAAVALPGVQAEVYADGHDVINASDVDAILVTSWDPTHEEYTLAAIAAGKPVFCEKPLAMSAEGCRRIVDAEMKAGRRLVQVGFMRPYDEGYLALKKVIDDGDIGVPLMLRCAHRNQSVGENYTTDMAITNTLIHELDVLRWLLNDDYRSVQVRFPRSTSHTHARLKDPQIVSFETKKGTLIDVEVFVNCQYGYDIQCEVVGETGIARLPEPSAVQMRKSASLSTAILTDWKDRFIKAYDVELQAFINDVKAGQLHGPSAWDGYAASVAADACIKAQGTSEPVEVTLPECPAFYKR